A genome region from Sphingomonas anseongensis includes the following:
- a CDS encoding serine hydrolase, which translates to MLKLGTRTLTAIALALCAIPAAAAPPAGFEQRVEQLRKEFGVPGVTITIVEDGKVTLAHGWGVRDITTNQPVDADTIFFTGSTGKAFTNAALATLVDAGKIKWDDKVIDHMPDFRMWDSWVTREMTIRDLLVHRSGLGLGQGDLLFLPNSTLSRKETVRRIRYLKPATSFRSGYAYDNILYMAAGQLIEEVSGETWEQYIHNHVFGPLGMRNSTDTDAEFQANPNHARPHSRNSGPVHGMGAQAPLDESATIAQNAAPAGGLAISANDMGRWLLTQLGRGSIPGTDKRLFSEEQSEQMWTGVVPTPIRQFPPEFAATEPNFNLYALGWDVSDYRGAKVVGHDGAVLGSQATIALLPDKNVGIFIAANSEDGQIILGLRDELLDHYLGAPQGQWPEKFHAFKMGRLAAAAKQVQTAEAKPAPIGPSLPLDRYVGDYTDPWYGTISVRRSGKGLNIAFPHSSGMEGPLTHYQYDTFKTNPALNWVEPAYVSFSVDSNGKIERVTMKPVSPRADFSWDYQDLLFEPVSRQ; encoded by the coding sequence ATGCTCAAGCTCGGCACCCGAACACTCACGGCCATCGCCCTGGCGCTTTGCGCAATACCGGCGGCAGCAGCTCCGCCGGCCGGTTTCGAGCAGCGCGTCGAGCAGCTCCGCAAAGAGTTTGGGGTGCCGGGCGTCACCATCACCATCGTCGAGGACGGCAAGGTGACCCTGGCGCACGGGTGGGGCGTCCGGGACATCACCACCAACCAGCCCGTGGATGCGGACACGATCTTCTTCACCGGATCGACCGGAAAGGCATTCACCAACGCGGCGCTGGCGACGCTTGTCGATGCCGGCAAGATCAAGTGGGACGACAAGGTCATCGACCACATGCCCGACTTCCGCATGTGGGATTCGTGGGTCACGCGCGAGATGACGATCCGCGACCTTTTGGTCCACCGCAGCGGGCTAGGCCTTGGCCAGGGCGACCTCCTCTTCCTCCCCAACAGCACGCTTTCGCGCAAGGAGACGGTGCGCCGGATCCGCTATCTCAAGCCGGCAACGAGCTTCCGGAGCGGCTATGCCTACGACAACATCCTATACATGGCCGCCGGCCAGCTGATCGAGGAAGTCAGCGGCGAGACGTGGGAGCAGTATATCCACAACCACGTGTTCGGACCGCTTGGCATGCGCAACTCGACGGATACCGACGCGGAGTTCCAGGCAAACCCGAACCACGCCCGCCCGCACAGCCGCAACAGCGGACCGGTTCATGGAATGGGCGCGCAGGCTCCGCTCGATGAAAGCGCGACGATTGCCCAGAACGCCGCACCGGCCGGCGGCCTGGCCATCAGCGCCAATGACATGGGCCGTTGGCTGCTGACCCAACTCGGCCGCGGAAGCATTCCGGGAACCGACAAGCGGCTGTTCTCGGAAGAGCAGTCGGAGCAGATGTGGACCGGAGTCGTGCCGACCCCGATCCGCCAGTTTCCGCCCGAATTCGCTGCGACCGAGCCCAACTTCAACCTCTACGCGCTGGGCTGGGACGTATCCGATTATCGCGGGGCAAAGGTCGTCGGACATGATGGTGCGGTGCTTGGTTCGCAGGCGACCATCGCGCTCCTGCCTGACAAGAACGTGGGCATCTTCATTGCCGCCAACAGCGAGGACGGCCAGATCATCCTCGGCCTTCGCGACGAGCTTCTCGACCATTATCTCGGCGCGCCGCAAGGTCAGTGGCCGGAGAAGTTTCACGCGTTCAAGATGGGCCGGCTCGCGGCGGCGGCGAAGCAGGTGCAGACCGCCGAGGCCAAGCCCGCGCCGATCGGTCCTTCGCTTCCGCTCGACCGCTACGTCGGCGACTACACCGATCCCTGGTACGGGACGATCAGCGTCCGCAGGTCGGGCAAGGGGCTGAACATTGCCTTCCCGCATTCGAGCGGCATGGAAGGCCCCCTCACCCACTATCAATACGACACGTTCAAGACGAACCCGGCGCTCAACTGGGTCGAGCCGGCCTATGTGTCCTTTTCAGTGGACTCGAACGGCAAGATCGAGCGCGTGACGATGAAACCGGTGTCGCCGAGGGCCGACTTCAGCTGGGACTATCAGGACCTCTTGTTCGAGCCTGTGTCGCGGCAATAG
- a CDS encoding YkvI family membrane protein produces MTDRLPSRFSRWILPGLGMKAVVIGGGYATGRELAEFFLARGPWGGLFAILFATLLFSIFCSLTFVLARRFQAFDYRSFFKRLLGPAWPAFELAYILFVILILAVYGAAAGAIGHAVFGAPVWLGTAVLAGGIAAVVAFGNKAVEALFRDVSYLLYAVYALFIVLALWSFGDRVPAGFAAYPQSSGWALGGLTYFSYNIIGAVVILPVLRHLTSDRDAMISGTIAGPLTMIPALLFFIPMVAFYPEVQGATLPSDFLLQKIGIPAFHLLFQAMIFSALLESGTSSVHAINERIDHVWTLRSGQPLSHRARLIVALVLLTGCMFIAGRFGLVSLIANGYRALAYVLLATYILPLVTIGVWKLWRSRDQVCATPRPAPTQE; encoded by the coding sequence GTGACCGATCGCCTTCCGAGCCGCTTCAGCCGCTGGATCCTTCCAGGGCTCGGAATGAAGGCGGTGGTGATCGGCGGCGGCTATGCGACCGGCCGCGAGCTTGCCGAATTCTTCCTGGCTCGAGGTCCGTGGGGCGGCCTGTTCGCGATCCTGTTCGCGACATTGCTGTTCAGCATCTTCTGCTCGCTGACCTTCGTGTTGGCGCGGCGATTCCAGGCATTCGACTACCGTAGCTTCTTCAAGCGGCTGCTCGGCCCTGCATGGCCGGCGTTCGAGCTGGCCTACATCCTGTTCGTCATCCTGATCCTTGCCGTCTACGGAGCCGCCGCTGGCGCGATCGGCCATGCGGTTTTCGGTGCTCCGGTCTGGCTTGGGACCGCGGTGCTCGCGGGCGGAATCGCAGCCGTAGTCGCCTTCGGAAACAAGGCGGTCGAAGCGCTGTTCCGCGACGTGTCCTACCTGCTTTACGCGGTCTACGCTTTGTTCATCGTGCTGGCGCTGTGGAGCTTCGGCGACCGCGTTCCGGCGGGCTTCGCGGCTTATCCGCAAAGCTCGGGCTGGGCGCTCGGCGGCCTCACCTATTTCAGCTACAACATCATCGGCGCGGTGGTGATCCTGCCGGTCCTTCGCCACCTGACGAGCGACCGCGACGCAATGATCTCCGGAACGATCGCCGGGCCACTGACGATGATTCCGGCGCTCCTCTTCTTCATCCCGATGGTCGCTTTCTATCCCGAAGTTCAGGGCGCGACGCTACCGTCCGACTTCCTTCTTCAGAAGATCGGCATTCCAGCCTTCCACCTGCTGTTCCAGGCGATGATCTTTTCCGCTCTGCTGGAAAGCGGGACAAGCTCGGTGCACGCGATCAACGAGCGAATCGACCATGTGTGGACGCTCCGGTCGGGCCAGCCGCTTTCGCATCGCGCGAGGCTGATCGTCGCGCTCGTCCTGCTCACCGGCTGCATGTTCATCGCCGGCCGCTTCGGACTCGTGTCCCTGATCGCCAACGGATACCGCGCGCTCGCCTACGTGCTGCTCGCCACATACATTCTGCCGCTCGTAACGATCGGCGTTTGGAAGCTCTGGCGTTCGCGCGACCAAGTCTGCGCCACCCCACGACCTGCCCCAACCCAGGAGTAA
- a CDS encoding dipeptide epimerase: MATTTAARELSVDRMAMRFASPLRISGYVFDAMPSVVATISVQGEAGRGEAAGVYYLGDDQDRMVATIEEVRPAIEQGIGRKELRSMLPPCGGRNALDCALWDLEAKAAGKPVWALAGIAQPKPLVTVFTLPADEPQVIIDRLAKLDFAKAIKLKLDGVVEADRERLAAVRSLRPDVWLSVDANQGYVEQDLDRLSQLLSDHKVSLVEQPVARGKELSLEGWKPGVPVAADESILDLEELRERAWSFDVINIKLDKCGGLTEALAMAHEARAMSKQVMVGNMGGSTLAMAPGFIVGQLCDFVDLDGPYGLSDDPLSSSIYSDGEVFVPERLWGGASGPAAK, from the coding sequence ATGGCAACCACGACCGCAGCGCGCGAATTGAGTGTCGACCGGATGGCAATGCGGTTCGCATCGCCCCTTCGAATCAGCGGCTATGTTTTCGACGCGATGCCCTCCGTGGTCGCGACCATTTCGGTCCAGGGCGAGGCGGGGCGCGGAGAGGCGGCCGGAGTCTATTACTTGGGCGACGACCAGGACCGCATGGTCGCGACCATCGAGGAAGTCAGGCCGGCGATCGAACAGGGAATCGGCCGCAAGGAATTGCGCTCGATGCTTCCGCCGTGCGGCGGTCGCAACGCGCTGGACTGCGCCTTGTGGGACCTGGAGGCGAAAGCAGCCGGAAAGCCGGTGTGGGCGCTCGCCGGAATTGCCCAGCCGAAGCCGCTGGTAACGGTCTTCACCCTGCCCGCCGACGAGCCGCAGGTGATCATCGACCGGTTGGCGAAACTGGACTTCGCCAAGGCCATCAAGCTCAAGCTCGACGGAGTCGTGGAGGCGGACCGCGAGCGGCTCGCCGCGGTTCGCAGCCTGCGGCCCGACGTGTGGCTCTCGGTGGATGCCAACCAGGGATATGTCGAACAGGATCTCGACCGGCTGTCGCAGCTGCTCTCCGACCATAAGGTTTCGCTCGTCGAGCAGCCGGTGGCGCGCGGGAAGGAATTGTCCCTGGAAGGCTGGAAGCCGGGCGTTCCGGTCGCTGCCGACGAGAGCATTCTGGACCTGGAGGAGCTTCGCGAGCGGGCGTGGTCCTTCGACGTCATCAACATCAAGCTCGACAAGTGCGGCGGCCTCACCGAGGCATTGGCGATGGCGCACGAAGCGCGCGCAATGAGCAAGCAGGTGATGGTCGGCAACATGGGCGGCTCGACCCTTGCCATGGCGCCGGGATTCATCGTCGGGCAGCTGTGCGACTTTGTCGACCTCGATGGACCCTACGGCCTTTCCGACGACCCGCTGTCGAGCTCGATCTATTCGGACGGCGAAGTCTTCGTTCCCGAGAGGCTCTGGGGAGGAGCGTCGGGACCCGCAGCCAAGTGA
- a CDS encoding helix-turn-helix domain-containing protein has product MVGSHSDNGVSGGRGATDDDVPAPTRAIRQARLNQGLSLRALSARAGLPYSTLSKLENGKMALTYDKLIRLAQALNVDLKDIIAEGEQANAPVAVGRRSVTRSGQELDAQSERHVHHYPAAELLGKMMIPIIIDVQARSVEELGGLVRHAGEEYLYVLKGTMELHSDLYAPLNLGPGDSVYFDSGMAHGYVRTSAGPCSVLAVCAGPGIQQLAGTAGKAWRLSEHGLHRID; this is encoded by the coding sequence ATGGTCGGATCGCACAGCGATAATGGCGTTAGCGGAGGGCGCGGGGCCACCGACGACGACGTCCCCGCCCCGACTCGCGCGATCCGCCAGGCGCGGCTCAACCAGGGGCTCAGCCTGCGCGCGCTGTCGGCCAGGGCAGGGCTTCCCTACTCGACGCTGTCGAAGCTCGAAAACGGCAAGATGGCGCTGACCTACGACAAGCTCATCCGCCTCGCCCAGGCCCTCAACGTCGACCTCAAGGACATCATCGCGGAGGGCGAGCAGGCGAACGCTCCGGTGGCGGTCGGAAGACGCAGCGTGACCCGCTCGGGCCAGGAGCTGGACGCCCAGTCGGAGCGCCACGTGCACCACTATCCGGCGGCGGAATTGCTCGGAAAAATGATGATTCCGATCATCATCGACGTGCAGGCGCGAAGCGTCGAGGAACTGGGCGGACTCGTTCGGCACGCAGGGGAGGAATATCTCTACGTGTTGAAGGGTACGATGGAGCTCCACTCGGACCTTTACGCTCCGCTCAATCTCGGCCCCGGCGACTCCGTCTATTTCGACAGCGGGATGGCCCACGGCTACGTCCGAACCAGCGCCGGCCCGTGCTCCGTGCTCGCGGTTTGTGCAGGCCCGGGCATTCAGCAACTGGCCGGGACTGCCGGGAAGGCGTGGCGCCTCAGCGAGCACGGCCTGCATCGGATCGACTGA
- a CDS encoding TonB-dependent receptor, giving the protein MALWLAGSSLAALGTAAQAQDTVAQPAATAAAEQAAQAAQSEPTGSQDIIVTAQKRAQVLLDVPQSITVVSGKTLEAQHANSFEDYLKLVPGLQLNQDTPGAGRLILRGVNTGGVASTVGVYVDETPFGSSSGLVNGAVLAGDFDTFDVNRIEVLRGPQGTLYGASSLSGVLRFVTNAPSTDRLQVRGRASLEDVAGGDLGWSTNLMVNAPITDNVAFRASGYYRKNPGFIDSIGTAGTDIVGFTHTSDVQEDINDSASYGGRASLLFTPSDRASIRLTAISQDIKVDAPTIVEADPVTLEPLHGLSQSQFVPQKSDVAYRIYNATGEFDLGFADLTSSTSYGTQKQTLRIDLTFPISGFIQLPFAFGGLNLPDNEFIEGQHTNDKKFTQEVRLSDQTRIVDWLVGAYYTDEDGLIAQDFVALQPGTLTPLDLPPIFDLIGGLGFAQIVSNYKELAGFADATFHIAPQFDLELGGRYSHNKQKAHQVTGGALAGASDFVVRSSEDVFTWSVAPKYKVNDHTTLYARVAKGFRPGGPNVLPPGAPQEFATYDSDSIINYEAGIKAESADHRFSVDAAVFHIDWDNIQLLANDAASGFSFNSNGGKAKSDGVEVTLAARPIRGLELSANAAYTNARLTQDTPADTAGRIPAKKGDQLPFTPKFTTALNADYQWGVGGNAVAHFGGSWRHVSGQTAGYDAVFRQTFGHQRHVDAYDVFDLAAGVDFGRFDVQAFVKNLGNSHGVTSTTGTTVFGVFSIFPGGAIGTGIITPRTAGVSVGFDF; this is encoded by the coding sequence ATGGCATTGTGGCTTGCGGGCAGCTCGCTTGCGGCGCTGGGGACTGCGGCGCAGGCCCAGGACACTGTAGCTCAGCCGGCGGCAACCGCTGCGGCCGAGCAGGCGGCGCAGGCGGCGCAATCGGAACCGACCGGCAGCCAGGACATCATCGTGACTGCGCAGAAGCGCGCGCAGGTGTTGCTCGACGTGCCCCAGTCGATAACGGTCGTCAGCGGCAAGACGCTTGAGGCCCAGCACGCCAACAGCTTCGAGGATTATCTCAAGCTCGTTCCCGGCCTTCAGCTCAACCAGGACACGCCCGGCGCCGGCCGCCTCATCCTTCGCGGAGTCAACACCGGGGGCGTCGCTTCCACGGTCGGTGTCTATGTCGACGAAACACCGTTCGGCTCGAGCAGCGGACTGGTCAATGGCGCCGTCCTTGCCGGCGATTTCGACACCTTCGACGTAAACCGGATCGAAGTGCTTCGCGGGCCGCAGGGCACGCTCTACGGCGCGAGCTCGCTCAGCGGCGTGCTTCGCTTCGTCACCAATGCACCCTCCACCGACCGCTTGCAGGTACGCGGCCGAGCGAGCCTTGAGGACGTCGCGGGCGGAGACCTCGGCTGGTCGACCAACCTGATGGTCAACGCGCCTATCACCGACAATGTCGCCTTCCGCGCGTCGGGCTATTACCGCAAGAACCCCGGCTTCATCGACTCGATCGGCACTGCCGGAACCGACATCGTCGGCTTCACGCACACGTCCGACGTCCAGGAGGACATCAACGATTCCGCCAGTTATGGCGGCCGAGCCTCGCTGCTGTTCACGCCCAGCGACCGAGCATCGATTCGCCTCACGGCAATCAGCCAGGACATTAAGGTTGACGCGCCGACGATCGTAGAAGCGGACCCCGTGACACTTGAGCCGCTGCACGGCCTGTCGCAGTCGCAGTTCGTCCCGCAGAAGTCCGACGTCGCTTACCGTATCTACAACGCGACCGGTGAGTTCGATCTCGGCTTTGCTGACCTGACGTCTTCGACGAGCTACGGCACGCAGAAGCAGACGCTCCGCATCGACCTGACCTTCCCGATCAGCGGGTTCATTCAGCTTCCCTTCGCGTTCGGCGGCCTGAATCTTCCGGACAATGAGTTCATCGAAGGCCAGCACACCAACGACAAGAAGTTCACCCAGGAGGTCCGGCTCAGCGACCAGACTCGCATCGTCGACTGGCTGGTCGGCGCCTATTACACCGACGAGGACGGCCTGATTGCTCAGGATTTCGTCGCGCTGCAGCCAGGGACTCTGACGCCGCTCGATCTACCGCCGATCTTCGATCTCATCGGCGGCCTCGGATTCGCCCAGATCGTTTCGAACTACAAGGAACTGGCGGGCTTTGCCGACGCTACATTCCACATCGCTCCGCAGTTCGATCTCGAACTCGGCGGCCGCTACAGCCACAACAAGCAGAAGGCCCACCAGGTCACCGGCGGCGCTCTCGCCGGCGCCAGCGACTTCGTCGTTCGGTCTTCCGAAGATGTGTTCACATGGTCGGTCGCGCCCAAGTACAAGGTCAACGATCACACCACGCTCTATGCGCGTGTCGCCAAGGGCTTCCGTCCAGGCGGCCCGAACGTGCTTCCGCCGGGCGCCCCGCAGGAGTTCGCAACTTACGACTCCGACTCCATCATCAACTATGAAGCGGGCATAAAGGCCGAGTCAGCCGATCATCGGTTCAGCGTCGACGCGGCGGTCTTCCACATCGATTGGGACAATATCCAGCTGCTGGCGAACGACGCTGCGAGCGGCTTCAGCTTCAACTCGAATGGCGGCAAGGCAAAGAGCGACGGCGTCGAGGTGACTCTGGCGGCCCGACCGATACGCGGTCTCGAGCTATCGGCCAACGCGGCCTACACCAACGCCAGGTTGACCCAAGACACTCCGGCGGACACCGCTGGCAGGATTCCTGCGAAGAAGGGCGACCAGCTTCCGTTCACGCCCAAGTTTACGACGGCCTTGAACGCAGATTACCAATGGGGCGTGGGCGGCAATGCAGTGGCGCATTTCGGCGGATCGTGGCGCCACGTGTCGGGACAGACTGCCGGTTACGATGCGGTGTTCCGTCAGACGTTCGGCCACCAGCGCCACGTCGATGCCTATGACGTCTTCGATCTCGCCGCCGGCGTCGACTTCGGCCGCTTCGACGTCCAGGCATTCGTGAAGAATCTCGGGAACAGTCACGGCGTGACTTCGACGACTGGGACGACGGTCTTTGGTGTCTTCTCAATCTTCCCGGGTGGAGCGATCGGAACTGGTATAATCACTCCGCGGACTGCCGGCGTTTCGGTCGGATTCGACTTCTAA
- a CDS encoding serine hydrolase domain-containing protein, which translates to MAWMKWALAAIAALAIPVAAQSPTQLQPARSNTAVLPVQTPTTTAAPSAAPELNRADLDAWLDGYMPYALKAAGIPGAVVVVVKDGQPLTMRGFGYSDVKARKAVDPENTLFRPGSVSKLLTWTAVMQQVQAGKLDLDKDINTYLDFKIPAKDGKPVTLRNLMTHTGGFAETVKWLILYGKKQPVSLRTALTRQVPDRIYGPGEIPAYSNYGASLAGYIVERVSGEPFDQYIERHILAPAGMNHSSFRQPLPANLDGLMSKAYKPGTDEPQPFEVIALSPAGALSASGADMGRFMIAHLNNKLLDPATAKLMYAEANKPFSGLPAMALGFYHEDRNGLTIVGHGGDTVFFHSDLHLIPEKNVGLYISMNSVGKNGSAHALREQLLHEFTDRYYPAPQRMLATAPTAKEHGAAMSGHYVSSRAGGFNWFRAIALIGQTTVAVDKDNYLVASSITDPSGTPRKWREVGPWLWQEVNGSDFLQAIPNGKGGVKMFSITPYAPIIEFVPAPASLNAGWILPVAGIALLVLLIAAIGWPVVRAVRWRYGYKSDLAGRPLLLHRLTRATAWVFVAVLVGWFAIMMMLQSDLSALDEGLDIWMRLLQLLLVVAIVGTAVSVWNAWTVATAPGRHRFATVWAILIALAAVFVAWLCLDLGLLTTSLNY; encoded by the coding sequence ATGGCATGGATGAAGTGGGCGCTTGCAGCGATCGCGGCGCTGGCGATTCCCGTGGCGGCGCAGTCGCCGACGCAGCTGCAGCCGGCTCGGTCCAACACAGCCGTTCTTCCAGTCCAGACTCCGACGACGACGGCGGCTCCGTCGGCCGCGCCGGAGCTCAACCGGGCCGACCTCGACGCGTGGCTCGACGGCTACATGCCCTATGCGCTGAAGGCCGCGGGAATCCCCGGTGCGGTCGTCGTCGTGGTGAAGGACGGCCAGCCGCTGACGATGCGCGGCTTCGGCTATTCCGACGTAAAGGCACGCAAGGCGGTCGATCCGGAAAACACTTTGTTCCGCCCCGGCTCGGTGTCGAAGCTGCTCACCTGGACTGCCGTCATGCAGCAGGTCCAGGCCGGCAAGCTCGACCTCGACAAGGACATCAACACCTACCTGGATTTCAAGATTCCGGCGAAGGACGGAAAGCCCGTCACTCTCCGCAACTTGATGACGCACACGGGCGGGTTCGCCGAGACGGTCAAATGGCTGATCCTGTACGGCAAGAAGCAGCCCGTCTCGCTTCGCACCGCGCTGACCCGCCAGGTTCCCGACCGAATCTATGGACCGGGTGAAATACCGGCCTATTCCAACTATGGCGCGTCTCTCGCCGGCTACATTGTCGAGCGCGTGTCCGGTGAGCCCTTCGACCAATATATCGAGCGGCACATCCTGGCGCCCGCCGGAATGAACCACTCCAGCTTCCGGCAGCCGCTTCCCGCCAATCTCGATGGCCTGATGTCGAAGGCCTACAAGCCGGGAACCGACGAGCCGCAGCCCTTTGAGGTGATCGCCTTGTCCCCGGCCGGCGCATTGTCCGCCTCGGGCGCCGACATGGGCCGGTTCATGATCGCCCATCTCAACAACAAGCTTCTCGATCCCGCGACCGCGAAGCTGATGTATGCGGAGGCCAACAAGCCATTCTCCGGGCTTCCGGCAATGGCGCTCGGTTTCTACCACGAGGACCGCAACGGGCTGACGATCGTCGGCCACGGCGGCGACACGGTCTTCTTCCATTCGGATCTGCACCTGATCCCGGAGAAGAACGTCGGGCTGTACATCTCGATGAACAGTGTCGGGAAGAACGGCTCGGCGCACGCGCTTCGCGAGCAGCTGCTGCACGAATTCACCGACCGCTATTATCCGGCCCCGCAGCGCATGCTGGCCACCGCTCCCACGGCGAAGGAGCATGGCGCGGCTATGTCCGGCCATTATGTCAGCAGCCGGGCTGGCGGCTTCAACTGGTTCCGGGCGATCGCGCTGATCGGCCAGACCACCGTTGCGGTCGACAAGGACAATTACCTGGTCGCCTCGTCCATCACTGATCCTTCGGGAACGCCGCGTAAATGGCGCGAAGTCGGCCCCTGGCTGTGGCAGGAAGTGAACGGCAGCGATTTCCTGCAGGCGATCCCGAACGGCAAGGGCGGCGTGAAGATGTTCTCGATCACGCCTTACGCGCCGATCATCGAATTCGTGCCCGCACCCGCATCGCTTAATGCCGGCTGGATCCTTCCGGTCGCGGGCATCGCCCTGCTCGTGCTCCTGATCGCTGCGATCGGCTGGCCGGTCGTCCGGGCCGTGCGCTGGCGTTACGGCTACAAGTCGGATCTCGCCGGACGCCCGCTCCTCCTCCACCGGCTGACCCGGGCGACGGCGTGGGTGTTCGTCGCCGTGCTGGTCGGCTGGTTCGCGATCATGATGATGCTTCAGAGCGACCTATCGGCGCTCGACGAGGGTCTCGATATCTGGATGCGGCTGCTACAGCTGCTCCTCGTCGTCGCCATCGTCGGTACGGCGGTCTCGGTCTGGAATGCCTGGACCGTCGCGACGGCTCCAGGGAGGCACCGGTTCGCGACCGTCTGGGCGATCCTGATCGCGCTTGCGGCGGTCTTCGTCGCCTGGCTCTGCCTCGATCTCGGGCTCCTGACGACCTCGCTGAACTACTGA